Proteins co-encoded in one bacterium genomic window:
- a CDS encoding ABC transporter ATP-binding protein — MDTTAPWLTARNLVAGYLPGISILRGVSVDAVRGQIRCVLGPNGTGKSTLLKTLFGFLPPWDGDVQLEGRDFRGVLPHEMGRHGVAYLPQRPSIFPYLSVEVNLRLGVWQYKRDRRRVEELVERALDRFPMLRERQRQPAGTLSGGQQRQLEIARSLMLDPVMFLIDEPTAGIEPRVAAFIYGLIKEIAAQDKAILLVDQNIKRALEIADYVYVMRTGTVLSEGSREAFGGDTEALVARWLYASGNT, encoded by the coding sequence ATGGACACCACAGCTCCCTGGCTGACCGCGAGGAATCTCGTGGCGGGGTACCTCCCCGGCATCAGCATCCTCCGGGGCGTGTCGGTGGACGCCGTGCGCGGACAGATCCGGTGCGTGCTCGGGCCTAACGGCACGGGGAAATCGACGCTCTTGAAGACGCTGTTCGGGTTTCTGCCACCGTGGGACGGCGACGTGCAGTTGGAGGGCCGGGACTTCCGGGGTGTGCTGCCGCACGAGATGGGACGGCACGGCGTTGCGTACCTTCCGCAGCGCCCCAGCATCTTCCCATACCTGTCGGTGGAGGTAAACCTCCGCCTTGGGGTCTGGCAGTACAAACGCGATCGCCGCCGCGTCGAGGAGCTCGTAGAGCGCGCGCTGGATCGGTTCCCGATGCTGCGCGAAAGGCAGCGGCAGCCTGCGGGCACTCTGAGCGGCGGCCAGCAGCGGCAGCTGGAGATCGCCAGGAGCCTCATGCTCGACCCCGTCATGTTTCTGATCGACGAGCCCACCGCGGGGATCGAGCCGCGGGTGGCCGCATTCATCTACGGCCTCATCAAGGAGATCGCAGCACAGGACAAGGCCATTCTCCTGGTCGATCAGAACATCAAGCGGGCCCTGGAGATCGCGGATTACGTGTACGTGATGCGGACCGGCACGGTCCTATCGGAAGGGTCCCGAGAGGCGTTCGGTGGTGACACGGAGGCCCTGGTGGCCCGCTGGCTGTACGCCAGCGGGAACACCTAG